Proteins encoded together in one Riemerella anatipestifer window:
- a CDS encoding methylated-DNA--[protein]-cysteine S-methyltransferase — MLYSKTINTPLGEMIAIADDNGIYLLEFTDKKHLDTELKKLYSTLNNSNIKETSNPNLETLEKELNLYFNQSLKEFSVPIQLLGTPFQKQVWQTLLKIPYGSTKSYLQQAIMMDSPKAVRAVANANSLNKIAIIVPCHRVIGSNGTLTGYAGGLWRKEELLQLEKSLVHQQD, encoded by the coding sequence ATGCTCTATTCAAAAACTATAAATACTCCTTTAGGTGAAATGATTGCTATTGCTGATGATAATGGGATATATCTATTAGAATTCACAGATAAAAAACATTTAGATACAGAACTAAAAAAACTATATTCCACTCTAAATAATAGTAATATTAAAGAGACCTCAAACCCAAATCTAGAAACCTTAGAGAAAGAATTAAATCTCTACTTTAATCAAAGTTTAAAAGAATTTTCTGTCCCAATACAACTATTAGGGACGCCTTTCCAAAAACAAGTTTGGCAAACTCTACTTAAAATACCTTACGGAAGTACCAAAAGCTATCTACAACAAGCCATAATGATGGATAGTCCAAAAGCAGTGAGAGCTGTAGCTAACGCTAACAGCCTCAATAAGATTGCTATTATAGTCCCTTGCCACCGTGTTATTGGGAGCAATGGTACACTCACAGGCTATGCTGGTGGACTTTGGCGTAAGGAGGAATTACTACAACTTGAAAAAAGCCTTGTCCACCAACAAGATTAA
- a CDS encoding iron chelate uptake ABC transporter family permease subunit — MLRGKFGILMVSILLAIIVLVIVNLNIGYIDLSLNDFFQNTPQSDIASLRINRTLAVLLAGMAIPTSGFLLQEYFQNPLAGPSVLGITSIASLSVAFYIFFSHQLLIPEFLQNGFISLVAIMGSLGLMFFLILLSNRFRDNTFLVIFGFLISALAGAIISILQVYAENQSLKNYILWSFGANNQLNHNQMIILITLIGIGLFFSFRSIKPLIGSTLGTAYAKSFGINTNALKVSVILASSLLSASVTAFLGPILFIGIVVPHFCRMIFSPALLWHQWVLNLTLGIAIMELFSILSEISKLPLNIITSLFGIPVILVMMMKQRSKY; from the coding sequence ATGCTTAGAGGCAAATTCGGTATTTTAATGGTTAGTATTCTATTGGCGATAATCGTTTTGGTTATCGTCAATTTGAATATAGGCTATATAGATTTAAGCCTAAACGATTTCTTCCAAAATACACCTCAATCGGATATTGCTTCGTTGAGAATCAATAGGACTTTAGCCGTTCTCCTCGCTGGTATGGCGATACCTACCTCTGGCTTTCTGCTACAAGAATATTTCCAAAATCCGTTGGCAGGACCATCAGTATTGGGCATTACTTCCATCGCCAGTTTGAGTGTGGCATTTTATATCTTTTTTTCGCATCAACTTCTCATTCCCGAGTTTTTACAAAACGGATTTATCAGCCTCGTGGCAATTATGGGCAGTTTGGGACTGATGTTCTTCCTTATACTTCTCTCTAATAGATTTCGAGACAATACCTTTCTTGTGATTTTTGGATTTTTAATCTCCGCTTTGGCAGGAGCCATCATTTCCATTTTGCAAGTGTACGCCGAAAATCAAAGCCTAAAAAACTACATTCTCTGGAGCTTTGGTGCAAATAACCAACTCAACCATAACCAAATGATAATCCTTATTACCCTTATCGGTATTGGACTATTCTTTAGCTTCCGAAGTATAAAACCGCTCATCGGTAGCACTCTAGGAACCGCTTATGCCAAAAGTTTCGGCATCAACACCAATGCTCTTAAAGTATCGGTGATTTTAGCCTCATCTCTACTTTCTGCTAGTGTAACGGCTTTCCTTGGACCTATCCTCTTTATAGGTATTGTAGTACCTCATTTTTGTAGAATGATTTTCAGTCCTGCCCTACTTTGGCATCAGTGGGTGCTTAACCTCACGCTAGGCATTGCTATTATGGAGTTGTTTTCTATCCTGTCCGAAATCAGTAAATTGCCTTTAAATATCATCACTTCCTTATTTGGAATCCCGGTGATTTTAGTAATGATGATGAAGCAACGCTCTAAGTATTAA
- a CDS encoding TlpA disulfide reductase family protein: MRKILVTLALTALVISCNDKKTETVTTPSSSDSTKVEQTLKEVSKDKLSQLLKAKENDTIYVTNFFATWCGPCMMEIPHFKEKMKELDGKPVKFTFVSIDDKKDWDTEVKKFGEEQQLSKHILLFDGQQFDDAFFSQNFKVWQGQGIPFTLVRKGNKTEEIEGSMSKEDLDQLLAEFLK; this comes from the coding sequence ATGAGAAAAATCTTAGTAACACTCGCACTTACGGCTCTAGTAATAAGCTGCAACGACAAAAAAACAGAAACTGTAACTACTCCATCTTCTAGCGATAGCACCAAGGTAGAACAAACTCTTAAGGAAGTATCTAAAGACAAACTTAGCCAACTACTAAAGGCTAAAGAAAACGACACTATCTATGTAACTAATTTCTTTGCAACTTGGTGTGGACCGTGTATGATGGAAATCCCTCATTTCAAAGAAAAAATGAAGGAACTAGACGGTAAACCCGTTAAATTTACTTTTGTAAGTATAGATGATAAGAAAGATTGGGACACAGAGGTTAAAAAATTCGGAGAAGAACAACAACTTTCTAAACATATCCTTTTGTTTGACGGGCAACAATTTGATGATGCCTTTTTCAGCCAGAATTTTAAAGTTTGGCAAGGGCAAGGCATTCCGTTCACTCTAGTTAGAAAAGGTAACAAAACTGAAGAAATAGAAGGCAGTATGTCTAAGGAAGACCTAGACCAACTCCTTGCTGAATTCTTAAAATAA
- the mltG gene encoding endolytic transglycosylase MltG, with amino-acid sequence MKKIIGFILAIALVVGGYFGYSFYKKYYGNNVSKEGVFYIPKEAHFEQILDSVAPYLKDKESFKQVALSKNMKRFFHTGRYKITEGMDNTALVNMIKAGNQSPDNFRIIAFDNVYQMMGRVAKKTEADSLTFIKEFNQIAQSKGLSEAEDLKKYFFIDTYQFFWTVSPKEFFGVFEKQYNDFWNAERLEKENKLGLDRNQIYALASIVYKESGGRVDEQKTIAGLYLNRYKKGMKLQSDPTVIYAINQSSGFNKVIKRVYYKDLKTPSPYNTYANVGIPPGPICVTDKNSVDAVLNAENHDYIYMCADPQRMGFHKFTSSDVEHAKNAEAYQDWLNEKQIK; translated from the coding sequence ATGAAAAAAATAATCGGATTTATATTAGCTATTGCTCTTGTGGTGGGCGGTTATTTCGGATACAGTTTTTATAAGAAATACTATGGGAATAATGTTTCAAAAGAAGGTGTTTTTTATATCCCAAAAGAGGCTCATTTTGAACAAATATTAGACTCTGTTGCTCCTTATCTTAAAGATAAAGAAAGCTTTAAACAGGTAGCATTGAGCAAAAATATGAAGCGTTTTTTTCATACGGGACGTTATAAAATTACCGAAGGTATGGATAATACCGCTTTGGTAAATATGATAAAAGCAGGCAATCAGTCGCCTGATAATTTTAGAATTATTGCTTTTGATAATGTTTACCAAATGATGGGGCGTGTAGCCAAAAAAACGGAGGCAGATTCCTTAACCTTTATAAAAGAGTTTAACCAAATTGCTCAGTCTAAAGGTTTGTCGGAAGCGGAAGACTTAAAAAAGTATTTCTTTATAGATACTTATCAGTTTTTTTGGACGGTAAGTCCGAAGGAGTTCTTTGGTGTTTTTGAGAAACAATACAACGATTTTTGGAATGCTGAACGTCTAGAGAAAGAAAATAAATTAGGTTTAGATAGAAATCAAATTTATGCTTTGGCTTCTATTGTGTATAAAGAGTCTGGGGGGAGGGTAGATGAACAAAAAACCATTGCAGGACTGTATCTTAACCGTTATAAAAAGGGTATGAAACTACAGTCTGATCCTACGGTGATTTACGCTATTAACCAGTCAAGTGGTTTTAATAAAGTTATTAAAAGGGTGTATTATAAGGATTTAAAAACGCCTTCGCCATACAATACTTATGCTAATGTCGGGATTCCTCCTGGACCTATTTGTGTAACAGATAAAAACTCAGTAGATGCAGTGCTAAATGCCGAAAACCACGATTACATCTATATGTGTGCAGACCCACAGAGAATGGGTTTTCATAAATTTACAAGCAGCGATGTAGAGCATGCAAAAAACGCAGAAGCATATCAAGATTGGCTTAATGAAAAACAGATAAAGTAA
- a CDS encoding geranylgeranylglycerol-phosphate geranylgeranyltransferase: MQLSNSDFQKLRSKLERRRWFYRASQMVSLMLGARVFVLAFYVFTLYVSTFFLFNQEESLRAFVFDYKVHGIIACSLLSIAAGGLINQFYDKEKDQITKPFRSYFQSFVKEKYILYSYLLLNVLSLGIALVLSYRILIFFLIYQFLIWFYSHKLSRIAVVNNLTYVSLSLYPFFGLLVYYRHFSGLLFLMSVFLFILLLIIDVIKDIVTRAADKLFGYTTIPVLLGKTKTIYLLYLLLITNSLTSYLIVNELKYFNLVAYYFSVSILVYLLVGISLYFFRYSKMSRLINALRVWVFIGVVFMLLNGIFERIA; this comes from the coding sequence ATGCAGCTATCCAACTCTGATTTTCAAAAATTAAGGTCTAAACTAGAACGCCGTAGATGGTTTTACAGAGCCTCTCAGATGGTTAGCCTAATGCTTGGGGCTAGGGTGTTTGTTTTGGCTTTTTATGTGTTTACACTTTATGTATCCACCTTTTTTTTGTTTAATCAAGAAGAAAGTCTTAGAGCCTTTGTCTTTGATTATAAAGTCCACGGAATTATAGCTTGTTCCTTGCTCTCCATAGCGGCAGGAGGGCTTATCAATCAGTTTTACGATAAGGAGAAAGACCAAATTACTAAACCTTTTAGAAGTTATTTTCAGTCTTTTGTTAAAGAGAAATATATTCTTTACTCTTATTTATTACTTAATGTATTGTCGTTGGGGATAGCCTTGGTTCTTTCTTATCGAATTTTAATATTTTTTCTTATTTATCAGTTTCTGATATGGTTTTATAGCCATAAACTGAGCCGAATAGCAGTAGTGAATAATCTAACTTATGTATCGTTATCATTATATCCTTTTTTTGGATTATTGGTTTACTATCGGCATTTTTCAGGTTTGTTGTTTCTAATGTCTGTTTTCTTGTTTATATTACTTTTGATAATAGATGTTATCAAAGATATTGTAACTAGAGCCGCTGATAAACTGTTTGGATATACTACTATACCTGTATTATTGGGAAAAACTAAAACAATATATTTGTTATATTTACTATTGATAACTAATTCATTGACTTCTTATTTAATAGTAAATGAATTAAAATATTTTAATCTAGTTGCTTATTATTTTTCAGTATCTATTTTGGTTTATTTATTAGTTGGAATTTCACTGTACTTTTTTAGATATTCTAAAATGTCTAGGCTTATCAACGCTCTTAGAGTGTGGGTTTTCATAGGTGTGGTTTTTATGTTGCTCAATGGTATTTTTGAGAGGATAGCGTAA
- a CDS encoding mevalonate kinase, producing the protein MANPLFYAKILLFGEYGIIENSQGLTLPYSFYKGTLKFSDLSSDFERQSNQSLLKYTDYLQSLALPKDFELNVSELKKDINKGLFFDSNIPQGYGVGSSGALVAAIFERYSLKKYNPEHISKEDLKQLKKVFGELESYFHGKSSGIDPLICYMNLPILIENKENVDRVSIPKEQQGKGAIFLIDSGVVGETGPMVQIFFEKLKQEGFRKTLKEEFIRYNNACIEAFLKKDMNPFFKNLRKLSLWAYENFRPMIPEGIFNAWKKGLNTNTYYLKLCGSGGGGYILGFTQDYDKAEKMLEGFKKEVIYRF; encoded by the coding sequence ATGGCTAACCCACTTTTTTATGCTAAAATCTTACTTTTTGGAGAATATGGCATTATAGAAAATTCTCAAGGGCTTACGCTACCTTACAGTTTTTATAAGGGGACTTTAAAATTTTCTGATTTATCCTCTGATTTTGAACGCCAATCTAACCAATCGTTATTAAAATATACTGATTATCTTCAGAGTTTAGCTTTGCCAAAAGACTTTGAACTAAATGTATCTGAGCTTAAAAAGGATATAAATAAAGGTTTATTCTTTGATTCTAATATTCCACAAGGATATGGAGTGGGGAGTTCGGGTGCGTTGGTGGCGGCTATTTTTGAGCGTTATTCTCTTAAAAAATATAATCCAGAACACATTAGTAAAGAAGACTTAAAGCAGTTAAAAAAGGTCTTTGGAGAGTTAGAAAGCTATTTTCATGGTAAAAGTTCGGGTATAGATCCGCTAATCTGTTACATGAATTTACCTATTCTTATAGAAAATAAAGAAAATGTAGACAGAGTTTCTATTCCTAAAGAACAGCAAGGTAAAGGAGCAATTTTTCTTATAGACTCTGGTGTGGTGGGTGAGACGGGACCAATGGTTCAGATTTTCTTTGAAAAGTTAAAACAAGAAGGGTTTAGAAAGACTTTAAAAGAGGAGTTTATTCGTTACAATAATGCTTGTATAGAAGCCTTTCTAAAAAAGGATATGAATCCGTTTTTTAAGAATTTAAGGAAGCTGTCTTTATGGGCTTACGAGAATTTTAGACCAATGATTCCAGAAGGTATATTTAATGCATGGAAAAAAGGTTTAAACACCAATACTTATTACCTCAAACTTTGTGGTAGTGGCGGTGGAGGCTATATATTAGGTTTTACTCAAGATTATGATAAGGCAGAAAAAATGTTGGAAGGTTTCAAAAAAGAAGTAATTTATCGTTTTTGA
- a CDS encoding SanA/YdcF family protein, with translation MRLLKGIIKTILGLAELMVLAMMLANLWVYALTNGRTYTKVSKIPAREVALVLGTSPKMRSGIANPYFTKRMEAVSALYHYGKIKKIIVSGEKSPYYDEPQAMANYLIRTEGIPEGVIIQDPKGFSTKESIVRCKNNYKKNEVIIISQEFHNLRALFIARNLNMNALAFGAQDVTKPESFYRNHTREFLARVQAVAYFILGID, from the coding sequence GTGAGGCTACTAAAGGGCATAATTAAAACTATTTTAGGATTGGCAGAGCTGATGGTATTGGCTATGATGCTAGCTAATCTGTGGGTGTATGCCCTTACCAACGGTAGAACTTATACTAAGGTTAGTAAAATCCCAGCTAGAGAGGTAGCTTTGGTTTTGGGGACGTCGCCTAAGATGAGGTCGGGAATTGCCAACCCTTACTTTACAAAACGAATGGAGGCTGTTTCAGCACTTTATCATTATGGGAAAATAAAGAAAATTATAGTAAGTGGCGAAAAAAGCCCGTATTACGATGAACCTCAAGCTATGGCTAATTATCTCATTAGAACCGAAGGTATCCCAGAAGGTGTCATTATACAAGACCCTAAAGGCTTTAGTACAAAGGAAAGCATTGTAAGATGTAAGAACAATTATAAGAAAAATGAGGTCATCATCATTTCTCAAGAATTTCATAATTTGAGAGCTTTATTTATTGCAAGAAACTTGAATATGAATGCTTTAGCTTTTGGTGCTCAAGATGTTACCAAACCAGAAAGTTTTTATAGAAATCATACTCGGGAGTTTTTGGCAAGGGTACAAGCAGTGGCTTATTTTATTTTAGGGATAGACTAA
- a CDS encoding 2Fe-2S iron-sulfur cluster-binding protein → MNELNPKTKTPEFKGLKIIKKEEITKNAFLLALEYEDKEHFCFKSGQYVKLRHEGEMNDYSIINAPYEGKLELVLKIHSPQSFTQKIFNHYSVGDIIEVSAPKGRFTLADKPSEKRTILGYAGGVGITPIISHLKHILHTEKGTRFYLFYSNKTKSEVILKEELEALEQLYGDRLQVYYFYTQEDANALFSGRIDRHKMNLIINQILHLDEDDEESTIWDAVDEILICGPAEMIKEVAIGSYENGIRKKNIHFEFFDTYEGTIFPEEETFPKVENIKVEWKIDGNSFSGVVLENNNGKLLQQILDKGYRLPYSCKSGRCGACRCMLEEGEVEMTENEYLTDKELSQGKILTCTSVVLSDKIKLNFD, encoded by the coding sequence ATGAATGAATTAAATCCGAAGACTAAAACTCCCGAATTCAAAGGGCTAAAGATAATTAAAAAAGAAGAAATTACCAAAAATGCCTTCCTTCTAGCGTTAGAGTATGAGGATAAAGAGCATTTCTGTTTTAAATCTGGGCAGTATGTAAAGCTAAGGCATGAGGGAGAAATGAATGATTATAGTATTATCAATGCTCCTTATGAGGGTAAGCTAGAGCTAGTGCTTAAAATCCATAGTCCTCAATCTTTTACGCAGAAGATATTTAACCATTACTCAGTTGGGGATATTATTGAGGTTTCTGCTCCCAAAGGACGCTTTACTTTGGCAGATAAACCGAGTGAAAAGCGTACTATATTAGGCTATGCAGGAGGTGTAGGAATTACGCCTATTATTTCGCATTTAAAGCATATTTTACATACAGAAAAAGGCACTCGTTTTTACCTTTTCTATTCTAATAAAACCAAGTCGGAGGTTATTCTTAAGGAGGAATTGGAGGCTTTAGAGCAACTCTACGGAGATAGATTGCAAGTTTATTATTTCTATACTCAAGAAGATGCCAACGCTTTATTTTCGGGTAGGATAGATAGACATAAAATGAACCTTATCATCAATCAAATATTACATTTGGACGAAGATGATGAAGAATCTACTATTTGGGACGCTGTGGACGAAATTTTGATTTGTGGTCCTGCGGAAATGATAAAGGAAGTGGCAATAGGAAGTTATGAAAATGGTATTCGTAAGAAGAATATTCATTTTGAATTTTTTGATACTTACGAAGGAACTATCTTCCCTGAAGAAGAAACTTTCCCTAAAGTAGAAAATATTAAGGTGGAATGGAAAATAGATGGAAATTCTTTCTCTGGAGTGGTGCTAGAAAATAATAATGGGAAGCTATTGCAACAGATTTTAGATAAAGGTTATCGTTTGCCATATTCTTGCAAGTCGGGTAGATGTGGGGCGTGTAGATGTATGCTAGAAGAAGGCGAAGTAGAAATGACCGAAAATGAATATCTTACCGATAAAGAACTTTCGCAAGGGAAGATATTAACTTGTACTTCGGTTGTTCTGTCGGATAAAATAAAACTTAATTTTGATTAG
- a CDS encoding glutamine--tRNA ligase/YqeY domain fusion protein, translated as MKEKKSLNFIEQIIENDLENGLPKEKLRFRFPPEPNGYLHIGHTKAICINFGLGEKYNAPVNLRFDDTNPEKEEQEFVDSIKKDVEWLGFKWDKELYASDYFQQLYEWAVEMIKQGKAYVDEQPSEEITAQRKTPFEDGVESPYRDRPIEESLDLFERMKNGEFPEGSMSLRAKIDMTSPNMNMRDPVMYRILKRPHHRTGEQWKIYPMYDWAHGESDYLEQISHSLCSLEFENHRPLYEWYLSNVYEEGKNAPKQIEFARMNVSYMITSKRKLQRLVAEKVVTGWDDPRMPTISGMRRLGYPPIAIKKFIERVGVTKRENLIDVQLLEFFVREELNKKAKRVMAVVDPVKLIIENYPENEEEWLETENNPEDENAGTRTVPFARELYIEREDFKEEANKKFFRLKLGGEVRLKSAYIVKAERVEKDENGEITTIYATYDPKSKSGSGTEESLRKVKGTLHWVSAKHALPIEVRIYDRLFTTAQPDAEKETDFLEYLNPDSLKVVQGYGEPSLKDVDTEAPLQFQRIGYFTKDQDSTEEKLVFNRTVTLKDSYKPE; from the coding sequence ATGAAAGAAAAGAAATCACTCAATTTTATTGAACAAATTATAGAAAACGATTTAGAAAACGGACTCCCTAAAGAGAAACTAAGATTTCGTTTTCCACCAGAACCTAATGGTTATTTACATATTGGACATACTAAAGCCATCTGCATCAATTTTGGTTTAGGCGAAAAATACAACGCTCCCGTAAACCTAAGATTTGATGATACTAACCCAGAGAAAGAAGAACAAGAGTTTGTAGATTCTATAAAGAAAGATGTAGAATGGCTGGGCTTTAAGTGGGACAAAGAGCTGTATGCGTCTGACTACTTCCAACAACTCTACGAATGGGCAGTAGAAATGATAAAACAAGGCAAGGCTTATGTAGATGAACAGCCTTCGGAAGAAATTACAGCTCAAAGAAAAACACCTTTTGAAGACGGAGTAGAATCTCCTTACAGAGATAGACCAATAGAAGAGTCGTTAGACTTGTTTGAAAGAATGAAAAACGGGGAGTTCCCAGAAGGTAGCATGAGTCTTCGTGCTAAAATAGATATGACTTCTCCAAATATGAACATGAGAGATCCTGTGATGTACCGTATCTTGAAAAGACCACACCACAGAACAGGCGAGCAGTGGAAAATCTACCCTATGTATGACTGGGCTCATGGTGAAAGTGATTATTTGGAGCAAATCTCTCACTCGCTATGTTCATTGGAGTTTGAAAATCATCGCCCATTATACGAATGGTACTTATCTAATGTCTATGAAGAAGGAAAAAATGCTCCTAAGCAAATAGAATTCGCTAGAATGAATGTCTCTTATATGATTACTTCTAAAAGGAAATTACAGCGTCTAGTAGCTGAAAAAGTAGTTACTGGTTGGGACGACCCTAGAATGCCTACCATCTCTGGTATGAGACGATTAGGCTATCCACCTATTGCCATTAAAAAATTTATTGAGCGAGTAGGCGTTACCAAAAGAGAAAATTTAATTGATGTACAGTTACTAGAGTTTTTTGTGAGAGAAGAACTCAACAAAAAAGCCAAAAGAGTAATGGCAGTGGTAGATCCTGTAAAACTTATTATAGAAAACTACCCTGAAAATGAGGAAGAATGGCTAGAAACGGAAAACAACCCTGAAGATGAAAATGCAGGAACGAGAACCGTTCCTTTCGCTAGAGAACTTTACATAGAAAGAGAGGACTTTAAAGAAGAAGCTAACAAGAAGTTCTTTAGGCTAAAATTAGGAGGCGAGGTACGTTTAAAGTCAGCTTATATAGTTAAGGCAGAGCGTGTAGAAAAAGATGAAAATGGAGAAATTACTACGATATATGCGACTTACGACCCTAAATCAAAATCTGGAAGTGGAACGGAAGAAAGTCTTAGAAAGGTAAAAGGGACTCTGCATTGGGTTTCAGCAAAGCACGCTTTGCCTATAGAAGTGAGAATTTACGACCGCTTATTTACTACGGCACAGCCAGATGCAGAAAAAGAAACCGATTTCTTAGAATACCTCAACCCTGATTCTCTAAAAGTAGTACAAGGCTATGGTGAACCATCATTAAAAGATGTGGATACAGAAGCACCACTTCAGTTCCAAAGGATAGGATATTTTACGAAAGACCAAGACTCTACAGAGGAGAAACTAGTTTTCAATAGAACGGTTACTCTTAAAGACTCATACAAGCCTGAGTAA
- a CDS encoding ABC transporter ATP-binding protein, protein MFLELRNLNIGYQQPLIKEINAQAHLGEVVLIMGNNGIGKTTLIKSILNQLKPLAGQIFINHRAIATLAPKEMAQLVSIVFSKYTLPENYTVTDLVALGKLIHYPYYFQLTSQDQAEIQNIITHLGLEHYKNQKLTTLSDGNLQKAFIGRALAQNTPVMVLDEPTTHLDEYNKMAILTLLRELAQQHRKLVLFSSHDWRLAKDFSDQIWFLEHGKLTAGMAEDVLLKLPLHTPLAETYAMPLINAPEREKELLLSFIKKHTKANLSCYEFTYTSTEWLITTPLATHRCGSFAEMLPLFKA, encoded by the coding sequence ATGTTTTTGGAACTTCGCAACCTCAATATTGGCTACCAGCAGCCACTCATTAAAGAAATCAACGCCCAAGCCCATTTAGGCGAAGTGGTTCTCATTATGGGGAATAATGGCATTGGTAAAACCACCTTAATAAAATCTATACTCAACCAGCTCAAGCCTTTAGCAGGGCAGATTTTCATCAATCATCGTGCTATTGCCACTTTAGCTCCAAAGGAAATGGCACAGCTAGTTTCCATTGTTTTTTCTAAATACACCCTTCCCGAAAATTATACTGTAACCGATTTGGTGGCTTTAGGCAAACTCATTCACTACCCATATTATTTTCAACTGACCTCGCAAGACCAAGCCGAAATACAAAACATCATTACCCATCTTGGGCTGGAGCATTATAAAAATCAAAAACTAACCACCCTATCCGATGGCAACTTGCAGAAGGCTTTTATAGGCAGAGCTTTAGCTCAAAACACGCCTGTAATGGTACTAGACGAGCCCACCACCCATCTGGACGAATACAACAAAATGGCTATCCTGACACTCCTACGAGAGTTGGCTCAACAGCACCGTAAACTTGTTTTATTCTCGTCCCACGATTGGCGATTGGCGAAAGATTTTTCCGACCAAATTTGGTTTCTAGAGCACGGCAAACTAACGGCAGGTATGGCAGAAGATGTCTTGTTAAAGCTACCACTACACACTCCACTAGCCGAAACTTACGCAATGCCACTCATCAATGCCCCAGAAAGAGAAAAAGAACTGCTATTGAGTTTCATTAAAAAACACACCAAAGCCAATCTTTCTTGCTATGAGTTTACCTATACCTCTACCGAATGGCTCATCACTACCCCACTTGCCACACACCGCTGCGGCTCCTTTGCAGAAATGTTACCACTATTTAAAGCCTAG
- the dapF gene encoding diaminopimelate epimerase, whose protein sequence is MLTFYKYQGTGNDFIMVNNRQMNFDKSKENIAHLCHRRFGVGADGLILLENCPDTDFRMVYYNADGAESTMCGNGGRCLVAFAHFLGVFENKCTFNAIDGLHEAEVNGNVVKLKMIDVSNISRDASDFVLNTGSPHYVRFVSEVEKLDVYKEGKQVRYSEKYQQEGINVNFVEKIDDETLFVRTYERGVEDETYSCGTGVTASALSFIQDKDKNSVDIKTLGGNLKVYAEKKDAGFCNVWLEGPALQVFKGTI, encoded by the coding sequence ATGCTTACTTTTTATAAATATCAAGGGACTGGTAATGATTTTATTATGGTGAATAACCGCCAAATGAATTTTGATAAAAGCAAAGAAAATATAGCACATCTTTGCCATAGGCGTTTTGGGGTGGGAGCAGATGGTCTCATTTTGCTAGAAAATTGCCCTGATACTGATTTTAGAATGGTGTATTATAATGCAGATGGAGCAGAAAGCACAATGTGTGGTAACGGTGGGCGTTGTTTGGTGGCTTTTGCGCATTTTCTAGGTGTTTTTGAAAATAAATGTACCTTCAATGCAATAGATGGACTGCACGAAGCTGAAGTAAATGGAAATGTGGTAAAACTTAAAATGATAGATGTTTCTAATATAAGTAGAGATGCGTCTGATTTTGTGCTTAATACAGGTTCGCCTCATTATGTGAGATTTGTTTCGGAGGTAGAAAAGTTAGATGTTTATAAAGAAGGTAAACAAGTGAGGTACTCTGAAAAATATCAGCAGGAAGGTATCAATGTCAATTTTGTTGAGAAAATAGATGATGAGACTCTTTTTGTGCGTACTTATGAACGAGGTGTAGAAGATGAAACTTATAGTTGTGGTACAGGAGTAACGGCATCTGCATTGTCTTTTATTCAGGATAAGGATAAAAATTCTGTAGATATTAAAACTCTAGGAGGTAATCTCAAAGTTTATGCCGAAAAGAAAGATGCGGGTTTTTGTAATGTGTGGTTAGAAGGTCCTGCACTGCAGGTTTTTAAAGGAACTATTTGA